In Desulfovibrio sp., the genomic stretch CTTGAAATCGTCACGCCAGACCGGTTGGTCGTGTCCTCCGACGTTGAATACGTCGGGGCTCCCGGCGTGCTCGGCGAGTTCGGCGTGCTGCCCGGCCACGTTCCCTTCCTCTCCGCATTGGGCATCGGCAACCTGCACTACAATAAGGATGGCAAGACCTACTACGTCTTCGTCTCCGGCGGGTTTGCCGAAGTCAGCGGCGACAAGGTGACTGTCCTGGCCGAAGTGGCCGAACGGGCCGAAGAGATCGACGTGGAACGCGCCCAGCGTGCTGAAGAGCGTGCTCGGGCCCGCATCACCAAACAACAGGAAGCCCTCGATAACGCCAGGGCCACCGCTGCCCTGCAGCGCGCTCTGGCTCGCATGAGCGCTCGTAACGCTGCCCAGTCCGCCGGGACCGTCAGCAGGGCGTAAATCGAGGAGAGCCTTTCTCTGGAGCGGCTTCGCGCCAGAAGATCAGGCAAGCCGATACAAAGCGGCAGACCAGAGATGGTCTGCCGCTTTTTTGCTGGCCCAGGGACGGCTTGAATAACCTGTGCGGATATGACAAACCGGGTTCGCTTCCAACAAGAACGAGTGAGGATGACCATGGATAAGACCATTGGAGCCCTTGTACTGGGTGCGGGGAAGGGCACCCGGATGTATTCCGAAGACCCGAAGGTGATGCGCACCCTTCTCGGTGAACGCATGCTGGGTTATGTGCTGGATGGTCTGTTTCCAATATTTGAGGAAAGGGTTCATGTTGTGGTCGGTTTCGGCGCGGAAAAGGTTCGTAAGGCCTTTCCCGAATATGAAGGCCGCTTCGTCCTGCAGGAGGAGCAGCTTGGCACTGGTCATGCCCTTCAGTGCGCCTGGGAAGCCGTGAAAAAGTCTGGCTATGAATACGTCCTGATAATGAACGGCGACGTGCCTCTGGCCGCTGGTGAGGATCTTGCGGGCTTTGTGGAAGATTCGCGCAAAGCCAAAGCGGACCTGGCTTTCCTGACGGTAGAATTGCCGGAACCAGGTGCGTACGGGCGGGTGGTGCGCGATGCCTCGGGCTTGGCTTGCATCGTGGAAGCCAAAGATCACGACATTTCCGTGCACGGCCCAGCAACTGGTGAGGTTAACGCAGGGATATATCTCGTGAGGGTGGCGGCCATTGACACGGTGCTCTTCAAACTTACCAACAGCAACAAAAGCGGCGAATTCTACATAACTGATCTGGCAGAGCTCGTTGGCAGCATCGGCGGCCGGGTTGTGGCTGTTTGCAAAGGAAAGGACGAGAACTATCTGGGCATAAACAATGCCAGAGAACTCGTGGCTGCCGAAGAGGCGTTGAGAAGGCGGATCGTGGATGGTTGGCTAGAAAAGGGGGTCGTGATTCGTCAGGGCGAGAGTGTCCGGATAGGCCCCAAGGCCGTGTTTGAGCCAGGATGTGAAATATGCGGTCCGTGCGATATTCTGGGAATTACCCACGTCGGCAAAGGCTGCATAATAAAACCGCATTGCTGGGTGAAGGATTCTTCGATTGGGGATGGCGCGGTGATTCATGCCTTTTCACATCTGGAACAGGCTGATGTCGGCGCCCAGTGTCATGCCGGACCTTACGCCAGGCTTCGTCCAGGAGCGGTTATGCGCGAGGGCTCCAAGGTGGGCAACTTCGTGGAGATGAAGAAGTCGGTGCTTGGGCCCGGCGCCAAGGCCAGCCATCTCACATATTTAGGAGACGCGGAAATTGGAGCGGACGCGAATGTTGGAGCAGGCACCATCACCTGCAACTATGACGGTAAGAACAAGCACAAGACCGTTATAGGGCCAGGAGCCTTTATTGGCTCCAATACCGCCCTCGTGGCCCCTGTGACTGTAGGGGCGAATGCCCTGGTCGCTGCCGGGTCGGTGGTGACACAGGACGTGCCTGACGGCGCTCTTGCCATTGCCCGCGGACGCCAGGTGATAAAGCCACGCAAGAAAAACCCGGCTTGATTTAGGCTGTCAAACCGGTTACGAGCGGGTTATGGACATTATCGACACCCTAGAAGAGCGTATCGCGCAATTGGTAAGCCGCTTAAAGGCCCTGGAAGAAGAAAACAGGCGCCTCAAGGCCGCTTCGGATCAGGAGAATGCCTCGTTGAAAGAGGCCCTGGACCAAGAGCGCCAAAAGAAGGATGCGGTGTTGTCCCGGGTGGATCAGCTCTTGAAAAAACTGCAAGAGGAGCCCATCTAATTTGAATGCCAATGCCGAGCTACAACAAGGTTATTCTTGGTCTTGAAATTTCCTTCAAGACCGACGCGGAACCGGACCGCGTTGATAATTCCCTGGCATTGGTGGAAGAGCGTTACAGGTTGCTCAATCCGGGTGGAAAGAATCTGAGCAAGGAGAAATTGCTGACGTTTGTGGCCCTGGGATTGGCGGACGACTTGATAATGGCCAACCAGCGTCTTGCCGAGATGGAGTTGAAGCTCGACAAGATTCTGAGCAAGATAAAAGTGCCGGATGTTAAATAACCGGCCAATGGCGTGAATTCTCCCTGGAGTGCGCGTGATCGACGATTGATTTTTGAGCCGATACTCAAAAATAGGGTGATGCTCCGAGGCGGCTGGTGTGCAGCCTGTCACGGGTAGCCTGAAGGCCGCCCAGCGTCGCCCACCTTGCTTAGCAAGGTTCAAAATTAATTGCCGACACGGCCCTCCGGGGATTACCAGCCAAGTGACCGGCAGTTGCATGGGATATCCCCTCTGACCGGCACACCTCGTCCCGCCCTTCCGTTTTGCAACCTTGCCGCATCCCTACAGCTTTTTTCCAGCTCACGCCGCAGGGCATTGCCCGTGCCGGCGAATAAATCGGGCTAAAAACCCGTGATACCATAAGGGAGTCGTTATGGACTTCACCGTTTTGCTTATCGGCGCAGCCGGAATATTGGCTGGCGCCGCAGGCGGCTGGCTCATGAACCGGGTTATCTCCGCCAAGGCCCTTGCTGAATCCAAATCACTGGCTGAACGCATCCTGGAGGAGGCCCGCAAAGAAGCCCAGGCCCACAAGAAAGAGATCATCCTTCAAACCCAGGATGAGCTTTACAAGCAGAAGCTCGAGCACGAACGAGAGGTTAAGGAGCGCGAAAGCCAGCTCATCCGCAAGGAATCCTCTCTGCAGGAGAAACTCGACAAGCTCGAATCCAAGCTGGAAAAGGCCACCCAGAAAGAGTCGGACCTCATTGTTCAGGAGAAGCGTCTGGCTTCCCAGGAAAAGGCCCTGGACGAGAAGCAGGAGCATCTTGCCCAGGCTGCCCAGGATCATGAGCGCAAGCTCGAAGAAGTTTCAGGCATGACCGCGGACGAAGCGCGCAAGGTCCTCATGGCCGAGGTGGAGAGCCGCACCCGGCACGAGGCCGCCAGGATGGTCCGCCAGATAGAGACCGAAGCCAAGGAAGAGGCCAGCAAGAAAAGCAAGGAAGTCCTCGCCCTGGCCATCCAGCGCTACGCGGGAGACTATGTCTCAGAGCAGACCGTCACGGCGGTGGCCTTGCCCAGCGAAGAGATGAAAGGGCGCATCATCGGCCGCGAAGGGCGCAATATCCGTGCCCTGGAAGCGGCCACCGGGGTCGATCTCATCATCGATGACACCCCGGAAACGGTCATACTTTCGGCCTTCTCGCCCATACGGCGCCAGATCGCCAAAATGGCGCTGGAGCGCCTCATCACTGACGGGCGCATCCATCCCGCCCGCATCGAGGACATCGTCAAGAAGTGCGAGCAGGAATTCGACGTGAAGCTCAGGGAGCTGGGTGAGCAGGCCACCTTCGACGTGGGCGTGCACGGTATCCACCCCGAGATAGTAAAACTGCTCGGTCAGTTGCACTACCGCACCAGTTATTCCCAGAACGTGCTGCAACACTCCCTTGAAGTGGCCTCCCTGTGCGGCATCATGGCCTCGGAGCTCGGTATGGACGTGAAAAAGGCCAAACGTGCCGGCCTGCTCCACGACATCGGCAAGGCTGTGGACCACGAGATAGAGGGACCGCATGCCGTCATCGGCTACGATCTGGCCAAGAAGTTCGGCGAGTCAAAGGATATCACCCACGCCATTCAGGCTCACCATGAGGACGTGCCCCCCAAGACGGTCTATGCCACCCTGGTGCAGGCTGCGGACAGCCTGTCCGGCGCCCGCCCCGGTGCCCGTAAGGAACTTCTGTCCAGCTATGTGAAACGCCTTGAGGACCTGGAGAACATCGCCACGGATTTCGACGGTGTGTCCAAGGCCTACGCCATTCAGGCCGGGCGCGAAATTCGGGTCATGGTGGATTCCGAGGCCGTGGACGACGACAAGACGCATTTGATCTGCAAGGACATCGCCAAGAAGATCGAGGACAACATGACCTACCCCGGCCAGATACGGGTCACGGTCATTCGCGAACGCCGGGCGGTAGGGTTCGCCAAATAGCGGCGGCTGATATCAGAGCCTCTGGCGGCCAAAGGGCTACGCCCTCTGGACTCCCTTTCCGCTTCGCGTCGATCAACCGGCAAACCGGTGGTCGGCGCGAAGCCGTATAGGGTCCAGGGAACGAAGTTCCCTGGCGGGAGAGCCCAGAGAGGGCGGAGCCCTCTCTGGCTGTACAAAACAATAACCACCCACTCCCATGAAACTTCTCTTTCTCGGCGACATCGTGGGCCGTCCGGGTCGCAAAGCCCTGGCGGACTCGCTCAAGGGCTTAAGGCTCTCACTCGGCCTTGATGCGGTCCTGGCCAACGCCGAGAACGCTTCCGGGGGAATAGGCATCAACGCCAAGGCTGCCAAGGAACTCCTGTGCCTGCCGGTGGAGGCACTCACCAGCGGCAATCATATTTGGAAACATAAAGACATTTTCGCCTTTTTCAACGAAACGGAAAGGCTTCTGCGTCCGGCCAACTATCCGGCTGGGGCTCCTGGGTCTGGACTTGGCGTGTACGAGGCTGCGGACGGTACGCCGTTTGCCGTGCTGAATGTCATGGGCCGCACCTACATGGACCCGGCCGATTGTCCTTTTCAAACAGCCGACACCCTGCTTGCCACTCTCCCTGGTGACGTGAAGGTCCGCATCGTGGATTTCCATGCTGAGGCCACGTCAGAGAAGAAGGCCATGGGCTATTTCCTGGATGGCCGGGTGAGCGCCGTGCTTGGTACCCACACCCACGTACAGACCAACGACCCCAGAATCCTGCCCAAGGGAACTGCCTATCTTACTGACATAGGAATGTGCGGCCCTGAAGACTCCATCATCGGCATGGAATCCCAGCAGATCGTGAGCCGGTTTCTCACCAGGCTGCCGGTCCGTTTCGAGGTAGGCAAGGGGCACGTGCGCCTCGAAGGGGCGCTTTGCGAGATTGACGCTGCCACTGGCCGGGCTGTAAGCATCCGCCCGTGGCAAGGAGGATAGAGTGAACGTTTTCGAAGACCTCAAATGGCGCGGGCTCGTGCACCAGACTTCCGGTGAGGAAGAACTGCGCGACCACCTGAACACCCCAGGCCGGGTCATGTACTGCGGGTTCGATCCCACGGCCAAAAGCCTTCATATTGGCAACATGGTGCCCCTGCTGGCGCTTATGCGCTTTGCCAAGGCAGGACATAAACCCCTGGCGCTGATGGGCGGGGCCACCGGCCTCATCGGTGACCCCAGCGGGAAGGACAAGGAGCGCCAGCTGCTGAGCGCCGAGCAGGTGGCGGCCCAGGCGGATCGCATCAAAACCCAGATCGTCAAGTTATTTCAGGACAACGGGGCATCCATAGGCGTGGTGAACAACCTGGACTGGATCGGTAAGTTGTCGGCAATCGAGCTTCTGCGTGATGTGGGCAAACATTTCACCGTGAACTACATGCTGGCCAAGGATTCGGTCAGGGGTCGCATAGACCGGGAAGAATCCGGCATTTCCTACACCGAATTCAGCTACATGATCCTCCAGGGCTACGACTTCTGCCATCTGCGCCAGGAGGCGGACTGCACCCTGCAGATCGGCGGCGGCGACCAGTTCGGAAACATCACCGCCGGACTGGAACTTATCCGCCGCAAGACCGGCCTGGACGCGTTCGCCATGACCTTCCCGCTGATCACTACGGCCAGCGGCGCCAAGTTCGGCAAGAGCGAAAAGGGGGCCATCTATCTTGATCCCGAGATGACCAGCCCATACGCTTTCTACCAGTACTGGATGAACGCCGATGATAGGGACGTGGTCAGCTATCTGAAATTCTTCACCTTCCTCACCGAAGAGGAAATCGAGTCTCTGGCCCAGGCTGTTGCGGAGCGGCCTCACTTGCGAGAAGCCCAGCGGACCCTGGCCACGGTGATGACCACTATGGTTCATGGCGAGGCCGAGACGAAAAGTGTGGTCAAAGCGAGCGAATACCTCTTTGGCAAGGGCGGCCTGGATGGAGTGGACGTAAGAACCCTTAAGGCAGCCCTGGAGACCGCCCCAGGCAAACAGTATGCGGGCAAAGGCGACATCCCGGACATGGTGACGCTTCTTGTGGAACTCGGCTTGTGCCCCTCAAAGTCCCAGGCTCGCAAAGATTTGGCGGCAGGAGCC encodes the following:
- a CDS encoding cell division protein ZapA translates to MPSYNKVILGLEISFKTDAEPDRVDNSLALVEERYRLLNPGGKNLSKEKLLTFVALGLADDLIMANQRLAEMELKLDKILSKIKVPDVK
- a CDS encoding tyrosine--tRNA ligase, which encodes MNVFEDLKWRGLVHQTSGEEELRDHLNTPGRVMYCGFDPTAKSLHIGNMVPLLALMRFAKAGHKPLALMGGATGLIGDPSGKDKERQLLSAEQVAAQADRIKTQIVKLFQDNGASIGVVNNLDWIGKLSAIELLRDVGKHFTVNYMLAKDSVRGRIDREESGISYTEFSYMILQGYDFCHLRQEADCTLQIGGGDQFGNITAGLELIRRKTGLDAFAMTFPLITTASGAKFGKSEKGAIYLDPEMTSPYAFYQYWMNADDRDVVSYLKFFTFLTEEEIESLAQAVAERPHLREAQRTLATVMTTMVHGEAETKSVVKASEYLFGKGGLDGVDVRTLKAALETAPGKQYAGKGDIPDMVTLLVELGLCPSKSQARKDLAAGAVTVNNAKVTDGYDFPAGDFVGGELLLVRKGKKNYGVVRLG
- the rny gene encoding ribonuclease Y, coding for MDFTVLLIGAAGILAGAAGGWLMNRVISAKALAESKSLAERILEEARKEAQAHKKEIILQTQDELYKQKLEHEREVKERESQLIRKESSLQEKLDKLESKLEKATQKESDLIVQEKRLASQEKALDEKQEHLAQAAQDHERKLEEVSGMTADEARKVLMAEVESRTRHEAARMVRQIETEAKEEASKKSKEVLALAIQRYAGDYVSEQTVTAVALPSEEMKGRIIGREGRNIRALEAATGVDLIIDDTPETVILSAFSPIRRQIAKMALERLITDGRIHPARIEDIVKKCEQEFDVKLRELGEQATFDVGVHGIHPEIVKLLGQLHYRTSYSQNVLQHSLEVASLCGIMASELGMDVKKAKRAGLLHDIGKAVDHEIEGPHAVIGYDLAKKFGESKDITHAIQAHHEDVPPKTVYATLVQAADSLSGARPGARKELLSSYVKRLEDLENIATDFDGVSKAYAIQAGREIRVMVDSEAVDDDKTHLICKDIAKKIEDNMTYPGQIRVTVIRERRAVGFAK
- the zapB gene encoding cell division protein ZapB; the protein is MDIIDTLEERIAQLVSRLKALEEENRRLKAASDQENASLKEALDQERQKKDAVLSRVDQLLKKLQEEPI
- the glmU gene encoding bifunctional UDP-N-acetylglucosamine diphosphorylase/glucosamine-1-phosphate N-acetyltransferase GlmU — protein: MDKTIGALVLGAGKGTRMYSEDPKVMRTLLGERMLGYVLDGLFPIFEERVHVVVGFGAEKVRKAFPEYEGRFVLQEEQLGTGHALQCAWEAVKKSGYEYVLIMNGDVPLAAGEDLAGFVEDSRKAKADLAFLTVELPEPGAYGRVVRDASGLACIVEAKDHDISVHGPATGEVNAGIYLVRVAAIDTVLFKLTNSNKSGEFYITDLAELVGSIGGRVVAVCKGKDENYLGINNARELVAAEEALRRRIVDGWLEKGVVIRQGESVRIGPKAVFEPGCEICGPCDILGITHVGKGCIIKPHCWVKDSSIGDGAVIHAFSHLEQADVGAQCHAGPYARLRPGAVMREGSKVGNFVEMKKSVLGPGAKASHLTYLGDAEIGADANVGAGTITCNYDGKNKHKTVIGPGAFIGSNTALVAPVTVGANALVAAGSVVTQDVPDGALAIARGRQVIKPRKKNPA
- a CDS encoding F0F1 ATP synthase subunit epsilon, with amino-acid sequence MAKELRLEIVTPDRLVVSSDVEYVGAPGVLGEFGVLPGHVPFLSALGIGNLHYNKDGKTYYVFVSGGFAEVSGDKVTVLAEVAERAEEIDVERAQRAEERARARITKQQEALDNARATAALQRALARMSARNAAQSAGTVSRA
- a CDS encoding TIGR00282 family metallophosphoesterase, whose translation is MKLLFLGDIVGRPGRKALADSLKGLRLSLGLDAVLANAENASGGIGINAKAAKELLCLPVEALTSGNHIWKHKDIFAFFNETERLLRPANYPAGAPGSGLGVYEAADGTPFAVLNVMGRTYMDPADCPFQTADTLLATLPGDVKVRIVDFHAEATSEKKAMGYFLDGRVSAVLGTHTHVQTNDPRILPKGTAYLTDIGMCGPEDSIIGMESQQIVSRFLTRLPVRFEVGKGHVRLEGALCEIDAATGRAVSIRPWQGG